One part of the Sardina pilchardus chromosome 5, fSarPil1.1, whole genome shotgun sequence genome encodes these proteins:
- the tmem126a gene encoding transmembrane protein 126A, with the protein MSSHEPIISQTPPKGVLAEALFQKFEKLSQVDRNMFSYGPLYLGGNAGLAGLVANSLFRRALNVTQGRIVSSLPMATLPFLTTVALYNATVSGPLVLGDLNCPTCAVIRGALVGVVGGGVYPLLLALPVNAGLASRYNTAPMPEKGNIIRFWMMIGQPIARKMGFVFVLQAFFGTFLASKHFDIYIKLLKLVDLAHEDLHD; encoded by the exons ATGTCAAGTCACGAACCAATAATCTCACAAACACCACCGAAAGGCGTGTTAGCCGAAGCTCTTTTTCAGAAATTTGAGAAGCTTTCGCAGGTTGACAG AAACATGTTTTCATACGGACCCCTGTATTTGGGGGGAAATGCGGGTTTGGCTGGATTAGTAGCAAACAGTTTATTTCGCCGTGCTCTCAATGTCACACAAGGGCGCATAGTATCCAGTCTTCCCATGGCTACCTTACCCTTTCTGACCACTGTGGCACTGTACAATGCAACCGTTTCAGGCCCCTTAGTTTTGG GAGATCTAAACTGCCCTACGTGTGCAGTGATCAGAGGTGCTTTGGTTGGAGTGGTGGGCGGTGGCGTCTATCCTCTTCTGTTGGCCCTACCCGTCAATGCAGGGCTTGCATCCAG ATACAACACAGCACCTATGCCAGAGAAGGGAAATATCATACGATTTTGGATGATGATCGGTCAACCCATTGCGAGAAAAATGGGCTTTGTATTTGTGTTGCAAGCCTTCTTCGGGACCTTCCTTGCCTCCAAGCATTTTGACATTTATATCAAGTTGCTCAAACTTGTAGATCTGGCTCATGAAGACCTTCACGATTAA